One window from the genome of Salvelinus sp. IW2-2015 unplaced genomic scaffold, ASM291031v2 Un_scaffold1923, whole genome shotgun sequence encodes:
- the LOC112072423 gene encoding chymotrypsin A, whose protein sequence is MGFHGRAAAHKPKITMRNVKRWLEWCCGTPAIQPVVSGYSRIVNGEEAVPGSWPWQVSLQDYTGFHFCGGSLINENWVVTAAHCSVKTSHSVILGEHDRSSNAENIQTIKVGQVFKHPKYNGFTINNDITLIKLATPAVLGTRVSPVCVAETNDDFPGGMTCVTSGWGLTRYNAADTPALLQQAALPLLTKAQCQKFWGSKISDLMICAGADGASSCMGDSGGPLVCEKAGAWTLVGIVSWGSGTCTTTMPGVYARVTELRSYIDQTIASN, encoded by the exons GCTGTGGAACCCCCGCCATCCAGCCTGTGGTGTCTGGTTACTCCCGCATCGTCAACGGTGAGGAGGCTGTGCCCGGCTCCTGGCCCTGGCAGGTGTCCCTCCAGGACTACACTGGATTCCACTTCTGCGGCGGCTCTCTGATCAACGAGAACTGGGTTGTGACTGCTGCCCACTGCAGCGTGAA GACCTCTCACAGTGTGATCCTGGGAGAGCACGATCGCTCGTCCAACGCTGAGAACATCCAGACCATCAAGGttggccag GTCTTCAAGCACCCCAAATACAACGGCTTCACCATCAACAACGACATCACCCTGATCAAGCTGGCCACCCCCGCCGTCTTGGGAACCCGTGTGTCCCCCGTGTGCGTTGCTGAGACCAACGATGACTTCCCCGGTGGCATGACGTGTGTGACCTCCGGCTGGGGTCTGACCCGCTACAACG CTGCTGACACCCCTGCCCTGCTGCAGCAGGCTGCTCTTCCCCTGCTGACCAAGGCTCAGTGCCAGAAGTTCTGGGGCTCCAAAATCAGCGACCTTATGATCTGCGCTGGAGCCGATGGSGCCTCCTCCTGCATG GGTGACTCTGGTGGGCCCCTGGTCTGTGAGAAGGCTGGTGCCTGGACCCTGGTTGGTATTGTGTCCTGGGGCAGTGGAACCTGCACCACCACTATGCCCGGAGTGTACGCCCGCGTCACCGAGCTCCGCTCTTACATCGACCAGACCATCGCCTCCAACTAA